TCATGACGGGCGCGACGGCGACGCTCGTAGCGGTGACGGTGGCGCTCACGGTCTTCGCGGGGCCGATCTACGAGCTCGCGCAGTCGGCCGCCGAGAACCTGCACGGCGGGTCCGGGTACATTGACGCGGTCGACCCGCAGACGCCGCAGGATGCGATCGACGATCTGCACGACGACGACGGTGATCACGGATGAGCGCCAAGACCAACGACTTCGACGGGCTCGAACGCCCGACTGACCGGCAGGTGCGCCGGCACAACTTCCGCACCCAGCTGCCGCTGCTCGTCGCACTCCTCGCGTTCTGGCTCGTGCTGTGGGGACACGTCGACGTCATCAGCGTCGTGACGGGCATCGTGTTCAGCATCGTCGTCGTGCGCTTGTTCTACCTGCCGGCGGTGCCGCTGTCCGGGCGGTTCAACGTGCTCCGGACACTCCAGTTCTTCGTGCGGTTCGTGTGGGAGCTCACGGTCGCCTCGTTCCAGATGGCGTGGCTCGCCGTGCGTCCGGGGCCGCTGCCGCGCAACTCGATCATCGCGGTGCAACTGCGCAGCCGAAGCGACTTCATTCTCACGCTGACCGCCGAGGTGAGCATTCTCATCCCCGGCTCGGTCGTCGTCGAGGCCGACCGGATGCGTTCGGTGCTGTATCTGCACTCGCTCGGGAGCGACACGGACGAGAAGGTCGAGCGCGCACGAATCGCGGCGCTGCGCTCCGAGCAGGGCATCGCCCTCGCGCTGGGCTCGCGCGATGACATCTGGCGCATCAACCGCGATCGCATCGCGCACGGGCTGAAGCCCGTCGGCCAGACGCCGATGCAGCGCGCCCACGAACGGTTGCGCGAGCAGCAGCTCGCC
This sequence is a window from Pseudoclavibacter endophyticus. Protein-coding genes within it:
- a CDS encoding Na+/H+ antiporter subunit E, translated to MSAKTNDFDGLERPTDRQVRRHNFRTQLPLLVALLAFWLVLWGHVDVISVVTGIVFSIVVVRLFYLPAVPLSGRFNVLRTLQFFVRFVWELTVASFQMAWLAVRPGPLPRNSIIAVQLRSRSDFILTLTAEVSILIPGSVVVEADRMRSVLYLHSLGSDTDEKVERARIAALRSEQGIALALGSRDDIWRINRDRIAHGLKPVGQTPMQRAHERLREQQLADRRAAKESEGARLTDEQLEAELLDEAETARRGTTDTEGAGA